Proteins encoded by one window of Halanaerobiaceae bacterium ANBcell28:
- a CDS encoding protein kinase — protein MNSKILNGYKLITKPIGRGQFARVHLAYKLKSKCKVAIKSSSHIKTARKEMLVMSKYGSHPFLPKVYDFFVIDNRAYIVMEYFPGTKIGRSNHYSQGNKYCKKDAILITYNLLQALKHLHQNGFAHNDIWPKNILINDDNPDKIKLIDFGLARTINSKKGMKSKDKDLYRIALNCIYLIDNPLSEEHLYNLEKIKDNDLKEIIYKGIHPEKEKRYQSAYEFMKKLSHYIKK, from the coding sequence ATGAATTCTAAAATATTAAATGGTTATAAGTTAATCACAAAGCCTATTGGGAGAGGCCAATTCGCCCGAGTCCATTTGGCTTATAAGCTTAAAAGTAAATGTAAAGTTGCTATTAAATCCTCCTCCCATATTAAAACTGCTAGAAAAGAAATGCTTGTAATGAGCAAATACGGCTCACACCCATTTCTTCCTAAAGTCTATGATTTTTTTGTAATAGATAATAGAGCCTATATAGTAATGGAGTACTTCCCTGGTACTAAGATTGGAAGATCTAATCACTATTCACAAGGAAACAAATACTGTAAAAAAGATGCCATTTTGATTACCTACAATCTTTTACAAGCATTAAAACATTTGCATCAAAATGGTTTTGCCCATAATGATATCTGGCCCAAAAATATATTGATTAATGATGATAATCCAGATAAAATAAAATTAATAGATTTTGGATTAGCAAGAACAATAAACAGTAAAAAAGGCATGAAAAGTAAAGATAAAGATCTTTATCGAATAGCACTAAATTGTATTTACCTTATTGACAATCCACTTTCAGAAGAACATTTGTATAATTTAGAAAAAATAAAAGACAATGATCTAAAAGAAATAATATATAAAGGTATTCATCCCGAAAAAGAGAAGAGATATCAATCAGCTTACGAATTTATGAAGAAATTATCACATTATATAAAAAAATAA
- a CDS encoding glycosyltransferase — protein MKVGILTMFNGLSSSYSIVNVVAEQLKMLLNNNIKTKVLVSEHCPDSERTGIYADERIEWLKVINSIDGKQLKWGDYSDPTKKVHKNFFKEADAIADDLVKKLSDLDFCILHDIHYQGWHLLHNVALRKAQEKLPNIKFIAFTHSFPDNRPPKVSWPLSARYTAMPKTTYVYPTLSGIPALAKQYNVPEGKCRVVNNSFNLLADMSEITKLIADKTNLLAADILIVYPGRLTTGKKFDKVAALAGAIRKETELNVKIIFCDFKSSDIEPNLYKTMIKKAGHKLGLDLKNIFFTSDLAYPNGIPRETVLELFTLSNLFICPSFSESFGLTVLEAASRANFLVLNEAVPALEELGKKLNAYFMRWDARNFGFDTSENYHPSEEAYYKEHGNIIVNLMRQNPILDAKTKVRKRYSPEWIWKNQLEPLLE, from the coding sequence ATGAAAGTAGGAATATTAACTATGTTCAATGGCTTAAGCTCAAGCTATTCTATAGTCAATGTAGTGGCAGAGCAATTGAAGATGTTACTTAATAACAATATAAAAACTAAAGTATTAGTAAGCGAACACTGCCCTGATAGTGAAAGAACGGGTATTTATGCAGATGAAAGAATTGAATGGCTTAAGGTCATTAACTCAATTGATGGGAAACAGCTTAAATGGGGTGATTATTCTGACCCGACTAAAAAAGTGCATAAAAACTTTTTCAAAGAAGCAGATGCCATAGCTGATGACCTGGTGAAGAAACTATCTGATCTTGATTTCTGTATTCTCCATGATATCCATTACCAGGGCTGGCATTTATTACACAATGTTGCCTTGAGAAAGGCTCAGGAAAAGTTGCCTAATATTAAATTTATCGCTTTTACCCATTCATTTCCTGACAATCGTCCACCAAAAGTAAGCTGGCCTTTATCAGCACGTTATACAGCAATGCCAAAAACTACCTATGTTTACCCTACCCTTTCAGGTATACCTGCACTAGCAAAGCAATATAATGTCCCCGAAGGAAAATGTAGAGTAGTTAATAATAGCTTTAATTTACTTGCTGATATGAGTGAAATTACTAAACTAATAGCTGATAAAACAAATTTACTGGCAGCTGATATCCTAATAGTCTATCCAGGACGTCTGACTACAGGAAAGAAATTTGATAAGGTTGCAGCCCTTGCAGGGGCTATAAGAAAAGAAACTGAGCTAAATGTCAAGATCATCTTCTGTGATTTCAAGTCATCAGATATTGAGCCTAACCTATATAAGACAATGATAAAAAAAGCAGGACATAAATTGGGTCTCGACTTAAAGAATATCTTCTTTACATCAGATTTAGCCTATCCAAATGGTATCCCTCGGGAAACAGTTTTAGAACTATTTACTTTATCAAACCTTTTTATCTGCCCTTCATTCTCAGAATCCTTTGGTTTAACAGTATTAGAAGCTGCAAGTAGAGCTAATTTTCTAGTTCTAAATGAAGCTGTTCCAGCTTTAGAGGAGTTAGGAAAAAAACTAAATGCTTATTTCATGAGATGGGATGCTCGCAATTTTGGCTTTGATACTAGTGAGAATTATCACCCTTCAGAAGAGGCTTATTATAAAGAACATGGTAATATAATAGTAAATCTAATGAGACAAAACCCAATTCTTGATGCTAAGACAAAGGTTAGAAAACGTTACAGTCCAGAGTGGATATGGAAGAATCAACTTGAACCTTTGTTGGAGTAG
- a CDS encoding protein kinase → MESKLLNNYKVNIKPFGKGCSSHVYLGRDIRNFAIKEQTNIKVAEHEAFVMRTYGDNTFLPKFHDYFLFDDKAYIVMEFCEGERIGHWNFHSKGKIRGREKAIAITLNILKGLQHLHNKGFIHYDILPKNVLIAKDNPDMVKIIDFGISKSIDYIENNPKYKNKDLYEAALMCIYLINGFVSKTPDKDIETLDNDLKDILYKGVNPNKEKQYDSAEEFIKSLSLV, encoded by the coding sequence TTGGAAAGTAAATTATTAAATAATTATAAAGTAAATATAAAACCTTTTGGAAAAGGATGTTCTTCTCATGTATATTTAGGAAGAGATATTCGTAATTTTGCTATTAAAGAGCAAACAAATATAAAAGTGGCTGAACATGAAGCATTTGTTATGAGAACTTATGGAGATAATACTTTTTTACCTAAATTTCATGATTACTTTTTATTTGATGATAAGGCCTATATTGTGATGGAGTTTTGTGAAGGTGAGAGGATAGGTCATTGGAATTTTCATTCAAAAGGAAAAATTAGAGGAAGAGAAAAAGCAATTGCCATTACTTTAAATATTTTAAAAGGACTACAGCATCTCCATAATAAAGGATTTATACATTATGATATACTACCCAAAAATGTATTGATTGCAAAAGATAATCCAGATATGGTTAAGATAATTGATTTTGGAATATCTAAAAGCATAGATTATATTGAAAACAACCCTAAATATAAGAATAAAGATTTATATGAGGCAGCACTTATGTGTATCTATTTAATTAATGGTTTTGTTTCAAAGACTCCTGACAAGGATATAGAGACTTTGGATAATGATTTGAAAGATATTTTATATAAAGGGGTAAACCCTAATAAAGAAAAACAATATGACAGCGCAGAAGAGTTTATTAAATCTCTTAGTCTAGTCTGA
- a CDS encoding iron ABC transporter substrate-binding protein, producing the protein MNNLKNKILLIATVFAIFAVFTFSVLAGQDEITIYSGRSENLIGPVFEMFTEETGIQLNVRYGDTAELAAAILEEGQNTPADIYFAQDAGALGALDANNRLQTIDNKFLKRVDSRFRADNGSWLGISGRARVVAYNTNYVSEDELPDTIWGFLAPEWRARIGWAPTNGSFQAFVTALRVLEGEEGAAEWLRGIIANQPRQYRNNTTTVDAVGRGEVHVGFVNHYYLFRFMAEQGEDFPVRHLYTTSDAGSMINIAGIGVLDVSEKDDTVAEFIDFLLREEVQQHFLDGNAEYPTILGMEADRPHLLPLEEIETPDIDLNTIEDLEGTLELLFDVGAL; encoded by the coding sequence ATGAATAATTTAAAAAACAAAATTTTACTTATTGCTACTGTCTTTGCTATTTTTGCTGTCTTTACATTTTCTGTTTTAGCTGGCCAGGATGAGATTACTATCTACTCTGGAAGATCTGAAAATTTGATTGGTCCAGTTTTTGAAATGTTTACTGAAGAAACTGGTATCCAATTAAATGTACGTTATGGTGATACTGCAGAATTAGCAGCAGCTATTCTAGAAGAAGGGCAAAATACCCCTGCTGATATTTATTTCGCACAAGATGCAGGTGCCTTAGGTGCATTGGATGCTAATAATCGATTACAAACTATCGATAACAAATTTCTTAAACGAGTTGATTCTAGATTTAGAGCAGATAACGGTTCCTGGTTAGGTATTTCAGGTAGAGCTAGAGTTGTTGCTTACAATACAAACTATGTTAGTGAAGATGAGTTACCAGATACTATTTGGGGATTCCTGGCACCTGAGTGGAGAGCTAGGATTGGTTGGGCACCAACAAACGGTTCTTTCCAGGCTTTTGTAACAGCCTTGCGTGTTCTAGAGGGTGAAGAGGGCGCTGCAGAATGGTTACGTGGGATTATAGCTAATCAACCTAGACAATATAGAAACAATACTACTACAGTGGATGCAGTTGGTCGTGGAGAAGTACATGTTGGTTTTGTTAACCATTATTACTTATTTAGATTCATGGCTGAACAAGGAGAAGATTTTCCAGTACGTCATCTTTATACTACAAGTGATGCAGGTTCTATGATAAATATTGCTGGTATTGGCGTCTTGGATGTAAGTGAGAAAGATGATACTGTTGCAGAATTTATTGATTTCCTATTAAGAGAAGAGGTTCAACAGCATTTTCTTGATGGCAATGCCGAATATCCAACTATTCTAGGTATGGAAGCAGATAGACCTCACTTGTTACCATTGGAAGAAATTGAAACCCCTGATATTGATCTAAATACCATTGAAGATTTGGAAGGAACTCTTGAATTATTATTTGATGTAGGAGCATTATAA